The genomic segment CACTTGGCGAGATAGGAGGAGAGCATGCCTCCCTTCACAATGGTCAGGGCAAAATGCTCGAACGCGAGAATTTGCGAGAGCTGTGCGGCGATATAACTGGTTGTTTGTTGCCAGGTGGCGTTGATCTGAATTTGTGTGAGCTGGTTAATGACGGCGAGCTGCTTGTTTTTCTTTTTCATCTCCTCGATCAGATAGACGAGCTCACTGTAATAGCTTTTTCGCGAGGATTGAATCCCGGTCAATTTTTCCAAAATCTCTTGTTTGGTATGCATGACGAACCTCCTACAAGGCTTGGCGAAACAGCGTTGCGACATCATGGACGGTCATGTCGCGGGGATTGGTCGTCATACACACGTCCAGTACGGCGAGCGAACTGAGTAGGTCAATTTGCTCTGGATGCAGCCCGATGGCGGACAACGATTGGGGCACCTCCAGATCGCTTACCAGCTCCTTGACCGCTTTGAGTGTGAGACGAGAGGCGGCATGTGTGCTCAAGCCCGCCGTGTTTTCCCCGAGGCATTCAGCAATTTGCCTGTATTTTTCCGGTGCCGCGATATAGTTGTACTCGAGCACATGGGGGAGCAGGATGGCATTCACCTCGCCATGCGGAGCGTCGAGGAATCCCCCAAGCTGATGGGACATGGCATGCACAGCACCGAGTATGGCGTTGGAAAAAGCGATTCCGGCTTGAAGGCTCGCCATGGCCATCGCTTGCTTGGCCTCTGTATTGTATTGACTGGCGACAGATGGGCGCAAATGCTGGGCGATGAGACGCATGGCTTGCAGCGAATGCACCTCGGTCAGCGGCGTCGCGGCGAGCGAAATATACGATTCAATGGCATGTGTCAGCACATCTATACCTGTATTGGCAGTGAGCAGCTTGTCCTTGGTCATCAAGGTTTGCGGGTCGATGATCGCGATATCGGGTATGAGCGATTTGGAGATGATCGCCATTTTCACCTTGCGTGCACTGTCCACAATAATGGAAAATTGCGAAACCTCCGAACCGGAGCCCGCTGTCGTCGGTACCATCACCATGGGAGGAAGGGGATGCTGGATATTATCTACGCCTTCGTATTGGACGATGCTGCCCTCATTGGTAGCCAACAAAGCGATTGCCTTGGCTGCATCGATCGCACTGCCTCCGCCAACACCGAGAATGGCATTGCACTCCTTGGCGCGATATTCGGCAATCCCGGCATGAATCTCGTAATCTTTCGGATTGGCTGTCACGTTGGTCCATAGATGGTAGTCGAGCTTTTGCTGCTGCAAGTAAGAAATGATTCGTTCGATCCAGCCAGCGCTTGCCACACCAGGATCACTGACAAGAAAGACGCGAGAAGCTCCCAATCGGCGCAAGCTTTCCCCTACCTGGCCGAGAGACTGGTTCCCGAAAATGATTTCCGGCGTCATGAACTTGGATATTTGCATGCGTACTCCCCCTTTTTCCACTACGTAGTAATACCGCAGGCAAGGATGAATACCCTTTTTCGGCCAAAAGCTTGGCAAGTGGGCCGATTTTTCGGCTCATGTGCCGCAATATCGGCTGCACGGAAGAAGAGGAGTGGCATCATTTCTGCTTTTTTAAAGCGCTTTCATATTGGCACACTGCTTGCAATTAGTAGGAGGCGGGAAGAATACCTGCCCTTTGCGCACATGCCTGAAGGGGAAAAAAGAGGAGGAAGGTCAAGATGAAAGCAGCAGTAGTCAACGAATTCCATCAAAAGCTGGAAGTAAAGGAAGTCGCTATTCCAGAAGTCGGGCACGGTGAGGTTCTGGTAAAAATCAAGACGTGCGGTGTCTGCCATACGGACCTGCATGCGGCACATGGGGATTGGCCTGTGAAGCCAAATCTGCCTTTGATTCCTGGGCATGAGGGCGTAGGTGTTGTCGAAAAGCTGGGGGAAGGCGTTACCTCGCTGAAAATTGGTGATCGGGTAGGCATTCCGTGGTTATTCTCCGCTTGCGGCGAATGCGACTACTGCCTCACTGGCTGGGAGACATTGTGCTTGCAGCAGTTAAACGGGGGTTATTCCGCTGACGGTGCTTATGCCGAATATTGCGTAGCGCCTGCTGCTTACGTGGCACGCATTCCTGACGAGCTGGGCGATGTGGAAGCAGCACCGATTCTGTGCGCAGGGGTAACCACTTATAAAGCATTGAAGGTAGCAAACGTGAAGCCGGGTGAATGGGTGGCGATCTATGGCATCGGCGGCTTGGGACATGTGGCTCTCCAATATGCCAAGGCGATGGGTTACAACGTCGTAGCGGTCGATATTCACAAGGAAAAGCTGGACTTGGCAAAAGAACTAGGGGCAGATGTGACAGTAAACGGCAGTGAGGTTGATCCCGTACAAGCTATTCAAGAGCAGGTGGGCGGTGTCCACGGTGCAATCAGCGTGGCAGTTACCAAGAAGGCGTTTGAACAGGCCTACAAATCCGTTCGACGCGGCGGTTCTCTTGTCGTTGTTGGCTTGCCGAATGCTGAGCTGCCGATACCGATTTTTGACACGGTGTTGAATGGCGTGACGGTGAAAGGCTCCATCGTGGGGACGCGCAAGGATATGCAAGAAGCGCTTGATTTTGCAGCACGAGGCAAGGTTCGCGCGATCATCGAGACGCAGCCGCTTGATCAGATCAACGAAGTGTTGGAGCGTTTGGAAAAAGGTCAAATCAATGGTCGGGTTGTTTTGACGATGGAGTAGTAGAAGGATAGGTGAAGCTGTTGTCGGGCTATGCTTTCTCGAGCATTGTCCTGGCGACAGCTTATTTGTTTGGATAAATGAAAGAGGTTGTGGCAGGGGTTCACAGGACCACAACAGTCGGAAGACAACAAATGCTAGAAAGCATATACTTATCTCAACCTTCTGTCAAAACATTGGTCAGCAGATGAGGTAATGACCGCTATTTATGAAGTGTGTGCTGACGCAATCTTTGGCATTAAAATTGAAATGTGGCTAGACAAAGAGGGAAGGATTACTACAGCTTACCCAATTTATGAACCATAATCTGGGAGGATCCTTGTGATACCTTACAAAATTTTTTTCGATGAAAAAGCTGATAAACTACGAATCTGCTTACCGGAACACCTCTCCTTAGTGGAAGAGTATTTGGAGGGACAGGTTAGATCGGAACTCTCAAAAAACTTAATCTTAGATAGGATACAACGAGTTGTTTCCGGGGAAGAAGAAGTATCAGAAGGGACAGGGAATTTATACAGTTCCGAAATACGGAGGGATTATACTCGGATTTATAACTCATACGTTGAGGAACAGCTAGAAGCGGGTATAGATACTGGCGAGGAATTGGAGTCGATCATTGAAACAAAGTATTTTGCAGAGCTCGTTACGATTTGGATGGATGCTCTAAATGCGTATAGACAACAACGTGATTCTAAGAAATGATTGAAAGAACGGATAGTATTAAAGAAGACAGAAGTAGATAGCCATAAAAAGCCGCTTGTTTGGTTAAGCGGCTTTTTCGTAAATGCCTTCATGTACGCATAATATGATTGCTGTTGATCTATACCCATACCAATACTTGGGTGTTATGACAGTGAATTATTGATGAGTGTAGTTTCATATCAGGTCATTCTTAACCAAATTATGTTTGACATGAAATTAATTCGATAGTACAACATAAAATAATTTAGTAACATTTAATAAACCAATTGCTAGGCTTGCATAAAGGCTTTATCCACTCGATTTTGATGAAGCCATGGAACTTTCCCGATCACTTCATGGCCCAAATCTTCTCCACTCAATTGGAAATAAATAAGTGATAATTGCCTTATGGACTCCTAGTAATAGTGTTGCACCCTCTAAAGAGATAGTTTTCCATTTTCTCCTTCCTTCACTCTAGTAAAAAGTGTAATCTATTTAAAAAATGATTCAAATCGATTATATCATCCGTGGTTTATTGTGCTATCATATCCATAAAAAGGAATCATCAGGAGGGTGTATTTGCTGTGATTTCAGAGGGAAAGACCTTTGGGGGCATATTACGAGCATATCGAAATAGAGCAAACTTAACACTGACTGAGTTATCAGAAAGAACAGGTGTAGCTTCTGGAACCATTAGTAAGATAGAATCCGATGCACTTACTTTACCAAATATGCAGCATGTCTTGAAACTGGCAAAAGTACTGGATATTCCACTTTATACAGCGATCGTACCCTATTTACATAAAATTAAGCGTGAAGCGACACTTCAGTTTCTATTAGAGGCTGTGATGCAACAGAAGAATGTGGTTCTTACACACAAAGTAGCTTTGCAATTGCTGAATTGTCCCAAAAGCAATACATTTCTTACTTTAGACTATCTGTATCAAACCGCAGGAACGGAAGTGGATGAAGAACTGCGCTTGGCTCTTTATGACGTGATCTGTAACTACTCACGTGAGCATGGAATTCCTTTGTATCTGGCAAGATCGCTTTTCCAACGATACATGATTCGACGTGAAAATTTAAGTGAGCTAGATCAAACCTATGTAGAGGGCAAGGAGCTATTGCACTATACGTCCTATCTGCATATCAATGAGCGAATTCTGGCCTACTATAAATTTTCCTTCCATGCATTGCGTCTTGGATTCTATTCAGATTGCATCCATCTGTGTAAACAAGGACTTGAAATCGACCATAGTCAGAGTGAGCAAAAAGCAGCAGCCATTCTTGCGATCATCATTTCCTATTTTGAGCTGGAAGACTACACATTGGGACATTTTTATCTGGAGAGATACGAAATGTTCGATTATCCCGAAGTACATAAACATGCCAGACATATTCGGGGGAAACTATACGGAAAGACAGGGAAATTTGATAAGGCCATTCCGGTATTACAAGAGTGTCTTGCGCAACAAGCACAAGATGACAAGATTGTGATCGCGAATGATTTGCTGGAGATTTATATACAGGTAGGAGAAGTAAAGAAAATTCGTGAACTATTTTTGGCAGAAGCATCTATTTTGCCAGAGAATTTAACTACTCCGAATCAATACAATCAAATGGGACTGTATTTCCGAACGAAGGGCATCTTTTACATTCAACAAAGCGAAGTAGACTTAGGAATCGATAGTCTTGTGGAAAGCGTGAATTACTATCGCGCAATCAATGAGATAAAACAAGCAGATAAAAGTCTTAGCGTTCTTTTTGAATTCTATGTGTCACAGAAAAAAAATCTTCCTGTAGATATACTCCATAAATTGGTAAACGTGTATAATGGAAGTAATCATAGATCCAAACAGGAGGTATAGGTCATGAAGAAATGGATATTGTCTTTGTGTATGTTAACCGCCTTCGTTACATTACCAGTTTTAGTAGAACAACCAGCCAAGCAAACAAATTCGATTATACAATACGGCTGGCCGGAGCCTTGGTAATCATCTTTTTTCTCTGACAGTAGAAATATAAGCAACATACTGAACCATACAATCAATGCCCTCCAATTGGAGGGCATTTCTTATACGTACAAAACTGACCACAACAGTCGGAAGACAACATTTTCACTTGAGTAATTCGTTATAATTAATTATAACTAGTTATATATAGTTATAACTAGTGTGGGGGTAGCGAATGCAGATGGTGACAACGACGATGGTCAATTCGCAAAAATTATGGATGGTGGTTAAGCGGATGGAGCCTCATTTGATCCGCAATCAGGCCAATATGGAGAAGCTTTTGAAAATGCTGATGATCCACGATGTCTCCTCCGAGTCTGCAAAACGGGAAACGACCCAGCAGCAGGATGGTTCCTCCATTTGCGGACTGCGAATAGACGATGTTTCGAACTACGATATCAAAGAGCTTTGGAGCGAGTTCGAAAGCAATGAGACGTATGAAGCGAAGGTCGCCCATGCCATTATTCGTCTGATCGACCAAATCGAAATCTAGATGACTACCATATGCTTTGTCCCGTGCGGACTGGGTATGGTAGTTTTTTTCTGTTTTCGCACACAATGGGCGCATGAGCCATAGGCTGATGGTAGCTTTTTTGCTGAGGTGATACACATGAGACGCCCGGATAATCAGCCAGATTTTATCGGTGCCCTTCTAAGTATGATCCTTGGAGTCTTCATATCGTTCGAGGCCTATCGTCTGGAGGCATTTTCGACGTCGTTGTACGTAGGGGATCACACGCTGCCTGCGATTCTCGGCTTATTGTTTTTCATGCTCGGAGGTGTGCTGCTGGTCCAATCATTCCGTGTGACGGAGGAAGTTTCTTCCCCAAATCCCGGGCCGCCTCTTCCTGGAAAAAGGCTGCGCCTGCTGCTTTGCTTTTTATTCCTGTTGCTGTATGTCTGGCTGCTCGGCGCGATCGGTTACACAATGGCTACGCTCTTTGTCTCCTTTGCCTTTTTTATACTGATCGGCAGCTACCGGTGGCGTACGTCCATTGTGTACTCGGTCCTTTTGACAGGGGGGCTGTATGTGGTGTTCATCTACTCGCTGCATATCACACTGCCTGGAGGAGATTTGTTTTAGAGCAAGCATGATAAGGAGGTGCTGATCATCGAGACGTTCCAACTATTACTGGCTGGTTTTGCTTCAGCCCTCACGCCGGAGCATTTGCTCATGGCAGCACTCGGCGCTCTTATTGGCACCTTTGTAGGTGTATTACCAGGTCTCGGTCCCACTTCTGCCATCGCGATTCTGCTTCCGGTGACAGCCGTGTTGGAGCCGACACAAGGCATGATCATGCTGGCAGGTATTTATTACGGTGCCATGTACGGTGGCTCGACGACAGCGATTCTACTCAACATCCCGGGGGAGCTATCGTCAGTCCCCACTTGTCTGGATGGCTATCCGCTCGCGAAAAAAGGGAGAGGGGGGCCGGCATTAGGGATATCCGCAGTGGCTTCGTTCGGTGCAGGGGTACTGGGGGTAATCGGCCTCGTCTTTTTCGCTCCCATTTTGGCAGATCAAGCGCTAAAATTCGGACCGCCTGAATATTTTGCGCTGATGATTTTGGCTCTCACGCTGATGGTCAGTTTATCAGGAGGATCATTGGTCAAATCGTTTTTGATGGGGGCATTCGGCTATTCGCTCGCTCTTGTCGGGCTGGGACCATCCTCTGGCATGCCACGCTTTGATTACGGCGTCCCCGCATTGGTTGGCGGTTTTGACATGATTAGCATCATCATCGGGTTGTTTGCGATTACAGAAGTCCTCAAAGGGATTGATGAAAAACGTACAGCTACTCTGATTGGCAAGCCAGGCAGTGTCTACCCGAAAAAGGAAGACTTGAGAGCAAGTGCCGGGCCCATGCTGAGGGGTGGGATTGTCGGCTTTTTTCTTGGATTGCTGCCGGGCTGCTCCGCTGCGATCACGTCGTTTTTGGCATACGATATGGAGAAAAAACTATCGAAGCATCCCGAGAAGTTCGGTCAGGGAACGATCGAAGGGGTGGCGGCACCAGAAGCAGCGAATAATGCGACCAGCAGTGCGGGCTTCATCCCGCTGTTTTCGCTCGGGATTCCTTCTTCACCGCCACTGGCGATTTTGTTGGCAGGCTTGATGATCTACGGATTGACGCCCGGCCTTGTTTTGTTTGAACAAAATGCGAGCTTTGTCTGGACGGTCATCGCCTCGATGTTTGTGGGGAATGCGATGCTTCTCGTGCTGAACCTCCCGATGGTATGGGTGTGGGTCAAATTGACGAGGGTGCCATATGGCATCATGGCTCCGATCATCCTGATGTTCTGCACGATTGGGGCATACAGTGTGCGGAACAGCATGTTTGATGTGTGGGTAGCGTTTCTGTTTGGCGGACTTGGGTATGTTTTTTCCAAATATAAATGGCCAGTTGTTCCGTTGGTTTTGTGCTTCATTCTGGGACCTCTTCTGGA from the Brevibacillus brevis genome contains:
- a CDS encoding tripartite tricarboxylate transporter TctB family protein; translated protein: MRRPDNQPDFIGALLSMILGVFISFEAYRLEAFSTSLYVGDHTLPAILGLLFFMLGGVLLVQSFRVTEEVSSPNPGPPLPGKRLRLLLCFLFLLLYVWLLGAIGYTMATLFVSFAFFILIGSYRWRTSIVYSVLLTGGLYVVFIYSLHITLPGGDLF
- a CDS encoding tripartite tricarboxylate transporter permease, which translates into the protein MLIIETFQLLLAGFASALTPEHLLMAALGALIGTFVGVLPGLGPTSAIAILLPVTAVLEPTQGMIMLAGIYYGAMYGGSTTAILLNIPGELSSVPTCLDGYPLAKKGRGGPALGISAVASFGAGVLGVIGLVFFAPILADQALKFGPPEYFALMILALTLMVSLSGGSLVKSFLMGAFGYSLALVGLGPSSGMPRFDYGVPALVGGFDMISIIIGLFAITEVLKGIDEKRTATLIGKPGSVYPKKEDLRASAGPMLRGGIVGFFLGLLPGCSAAITSFLAYDMEKKLSKHPEKFGQGTIEGVAAPEAANNATSSAGFIPLFSLGIPSSPPLAILLAGLMIYGLTPGLVLFEQNASFVWTVIASMFVGNAMLLVLNLPMVWVWVKLTRVPYGIMAPIILMFCTIGAYSVRNSMFDVWVAFLFGGLGYVFSKYKWPVVPLVLCFILGPLLEESFIQTMAMGSGDLSIVLFRPLSLTILLAAGALLIISMMLNRRTQQRLKEERDRGVDVA
- a CDS encoding iron-containing alcohol dehydrogenase; the encoded protein is MQISKFMTPEIIFGNQSLGQVGESLRRLGASRVFLVSDPGVASAGWIERIISYLQQQKLDYHLWTNVTANPKDYEIHAGIAEYRAKECNAILGVGGGSAIDAAKAIALLATNEGSIVQYEGVDNIQHPLPPMVMVPTTAGSGSEVSQFSIIVDSARKVKMAIISKSLIPDIAIIDPQTLMTKDKLLTANTGIDVLTHAIESYISLAATPLTEVHSLQAMRLIAQHLRPSVASQYNTEAKQAMAMASLQAGIAFSNAILGAVHAMSHQLGGFLDAPHGEVNAILLPHVLEYNYIAAPEKYRQIAECLGENTAGLSTHAASRLTLKAVKELVSDLEVPQSLSAIGLHPEQIDLLSSLAVLDVCMTTNPRDMTVHDVATLFRQAL
- a CDS encoding HD domain-containing protein yields the protein MQMVTTTMVNSQKLWMVVKRMEPHLIRNQANMEKLLKMLMIHDVSSESAKRETTQQQDGSSICGLRIDDVSNYDIKELWSEFESNETYEAKVAHAIIRLIDQIEI
- the adhP gene encoding alcohol dehydrogenase AdhP, whose protein sequence is MKAAVVNEFHQKLEVKEVAIPEVGHGEVLVKIKTCGVCHTDLHAAHGDWPVKPNLPLIPGHEGVGVVEKLGEGVTSLKIGDRVGIPWLFSACGECDYCLTGWETLCLQQLNGGYSADGAYAEYCVAPAAYVARIPDELGDVEAAPILCAGVTTYKALKVANVKPGEWVAIYGIGGLGHVALQYAKAMGYNVVAVDIHKEKLDLAKELGADVTVNGSEVDPVQAIQEQVGGVHGAISVAVTKKAFEQAYKSVRRGGSLVVVGLPNAELPIPIFDTVLNGVTVKGSIVGTRKDMQEALDFAARGKVRAIIETQPLDQINEVLERLEKGQINGRVVLTME
- a CDS encoding helix-turn-helix domain-containing protein, coding for MISEGKTFGGILRAYRNRANLTLTELSERTGVASGTISKIESDALTLPNMQHVLKLAKVLDIPLYTAIVPYLHKIKREATLQFLLEAVMQQKNVVLTHKVALQLLNCPKSNTFLTLDYLYQTAGTEVDEELRLALYDVICNYSREHGIPLYLARSLFQRYMIRRENLSELDQTYVEGKELLHYTSYLHINERILAYYKFSFHALRLGFYSDCIHLCKQGLEIDHSQSEQKAAAILAIIISYFELEDYTLGHFYLERYEMFDYPEVHKHARHIRGKLYGKTGKFDKAIPVLQECLAQQAQDDKIVIANDLLEIYIQVGEVKKIRELFLAEASILPENLTTPNQYNQMGLYFRTKGIFYIQQSEVDLGIDSLVESVNYYRAINEIKQADKSLSVLFEFYVSQKKNLPVDILHKLVNVYNGSNHRSKQEV